Proteins co-encoded in one Trueperella abortisuis genomic window:
- a CDS encoding aspartate:alanine exchanger family transporter, whose amino-acid sequence MTGFLEFFAEEPVLLAFLLIGIGMVFGHIKVAGVSLGAAAVLFVAIAFSAFAKANGIDIAIGTKVGHLGLALFTFAIGNNSGPSFFENIRRAIGPMVALVVIYFLTGGLGYVVGRFVLGMDVALVSGTFAGALTNTPALAAAADASGFEAQATVGYSISYLFGVIGMMIAASIALRHASEDTDKPMPITHMNLRVDRDDNPRVGAILGLFKNPPEISRMRRGEEGPIWIPTKHDVLEKGDLLTVVGPKHELDELKTMVGHQSSHSLRADRRYLDFRRITVSEPKIAGKTIAELDEILFNKYGATVSRVRRGDSDMLAVPEFMIEMGDRVRVIGPTSNMKLISKFFGDSARGFSDLNPVALGLGMALGITIGVIRFPLPGGGSFAIGSAAGALLVGLVFGRLGRIGKQVTALPNTTCAVLSELGLLIFLAQAGTTAGGQIALAFESGTWIQILLLGVLFTTTLAVCLYLVMRYVFKMGGTQLSGLLGGAQTQPAVLAFANGRTNTDPRVALGYALVYPIAMIGKILVATILGSLP is encoded by the coding sequence ATGACGGGGTTTCTCGAGTTCTTCGCTGAAGAGCCAGTGCTGCTTGCGTTCTTGCTGATTGGCATAGGCATGGTTTTCGGCCACATCAAGGTTGCGGGGGTCTCCCTTGGTGCGGCAGCGGTACTGTTTGTCGCGATTGCGTTTTCTGCTTTCGCGAAGGCTAACGGAATCGACATCGCGATTGGGACGAAGGTGGGCCACCTCGGGCTGGCATTGTTCACGTTTGCGATCGGCAATAACTCTGGCCCGTCGTTCTTTGAGAACATCCGGCGGGCTATTGGGCCGATGGTCGCGCTCGTCGTCATTTACTTCCTGACTGGCGGGCTGGGTTACGTCGTCGGGCGTTTTGTCCTCGGGATGGATGTTGCCCTCGTCTCAGGTACGTTTGCGGGTGCGTTGACGAACACTCCCGCGTTGGCGGCTGCCGCAGACGCGTCGGGATTCGAGGCGCAAGCGACCGTCGGTTACTCGATTTCTTATCTGTTCGGCGTGATCGGAATGATGATTGCTGCCTCTATCGCGTTGCGTCATGCCTCAGAAGATACCGACAAGCCCATGCCGATCACGCATATGAATCTGCGTGTGGATCGCGACGATAACCCTCGCGTGGGAGCAATCCTTGGTCTGTTTAAGAATCCGCCGGAGATCTCGCGCATGCGCCGCGGCGAGGAGGGGCCGATCTGGATCCCCACCAAGCACGACGTCCTGGAAAAAGGTGACCTGCTGACGGTTGTTGGACCCAAGCACGAGCTGGACGAGTTGAAGACGATGGTGGGCCATCAGTCGTCGCATTCGCTGCGCGCGGATCGGCGTTATCTCGATTTCCGGCGCATCACGGTATCTGAGCCGAAGATCGCGGGTAAGACGATCGCCGAGCTTGACGAGATCCTTTTCAACAAGTACGGGGCCACGGTTTCACGTGTTCGCCGTGGGGACTCAGACATGCTCGCCGTTCCTGAATTCATGATCGAGATGGGCGATCGCGTGCGTGTCATTGGCCCGACGTCGAACATGAAGCTGATTTCCAAGTTTTTCGGCGATTCTGCGCGCGGTTTTTCTGATCTGAACCCGGTGGCGCTGGGGCTGGGAATGGCGCTCGGCATCACGATTGGTGTTATCCGTTTCCCGTTGCCCGGTGGTGGTTCGTTCGCGATTGGTTCGGCGGCGGGTGCGTTGCTGGTCGGCCTGGTCTTTGGTCGTCTGGGCCGTATTGGCAAGCAGGTTACTGCGTTGCCGAATACGACGTGTGCTGTCCTTTCCGAGTTGGGCTTGTTGATCTTCCTAGCGCAGGCCGGAACGACGGCGGGTGGCCAGATCGCGTTGGCTTTCGAATCGGGCACATGGATTCAGATTCTTCTGCTCGGCGTTCTTTTCACTACGACTCTTGCCGTTTGCCTGTACCTCGTCATGCGATACGTGTTCAAGATGGGCGGCACGCAGCTCTCCGGCCTTCTTGGGGGAGCGCAGACCCAGCCGGCGGTGTTGGCGTTTGCCAACGGGCGTACAAACACTGATCCGCGTGTCGCGCTTGGGTATGCCCTGGTTTATCCGATTGCGATGATCGGCAAGATCCTCGTGGCGACCATCCTCGGCTCTCTGCCGTAG
- a CDS encoding threonine/serine exporter family protein, whose product MGDEKPSTLEEKTRAVLAYGRLLLASGAGAYRVKYSMARAAHQLGINRLEASVTMTDITATAWENGRSQTDFTEQRHVGVNSRRLDVLSQIGTRDLAVRDVSHLRSLLDQTVKQDRHWGMWTTVVAAAVACAAFCFLNGGRVVECTTVFFAAGVGQLVRKLMLKRNLAHFFIWAVCGMVSPLVYMGFLSMLASFGYVLRLSHEAGLISAILFLIPGFPLTTAMLDFVRSDFQSALARFSYCVMVLGSAGLPLWIVTHAAQWDVVGAAPMALPFAVNLLLQVLCSFVAAGGFAILFNAAWKVALLAAAVAALTNPTRLILQNYTGTPWQIAVGLAAFVAGLCATFVAWRTTHSRVSLSVPSVVIMIPGVPFYRALVAINEGNLSIALTTIAEVFFVIMAIGFGLAFSRVLTDRGWLHDRDTTKLADSYLEDRPN is encoded by the coding sequence ATGGGAGACGAGAAACCTAGCACTCTTGAAGAAAAGACGCGGGCGGTTCTCGCATACGGCAGACTGTTGCTGGCTTCTGGCGCGGGTGCATATCGTGTGAAGTATTCGATGGCGAGAGCCGCTCATCAGCTTGGAATTAACCGTCTTGAAGCTTCTGTCACGATGACGGATATCACCGCAACTGCGTGGGAGAACGGCCGCTCGCAGACGGACTTTACCGAGCAGCGTCACGTGGGGGTGAACTCTCGGCGTCTCGACGTCTTGTCCCAGATCGGCACCCGGGACCTTGCAGTGCGTGACGTGTCCCACCTGCGCTCGCTCTTGGATCAGACGGTCAAGCAGGATCGACACTGGGGGATGTGGACGACTGTCGTTGCGGCGGCGGTCGCGTGTGCGGCGTTTTGCTTCCTGAATGGTGGGCGCGTCGTCGAATGCACCACCGTGTTTTTTGCGGCCGGCGTTGGCCAGCTTGTGCGAAAGCTGATGCTTAAGCGCAATTTGGCTCACTTCTTCATCTGGGCCGTGTGCGGCATGGTCTCCCCACTGGTGTACATGGGGTTTCTTTCCATGTTGGCCTCCTTTGGCTACGTCCTGCGGCTGAGCCATGAGGCGGGGCTGATCTCAGCGATCTTGTTCCTTATCCCCGGCTTCCCGTTGACGACGGCGATGCTCGACTTTGTGCGTTCGGACTTCCAATCCGCGTTGGCGCGGTTCTCCTATTGTGTGATGGTGCTCGGGTCGGCGGGTCTACCCCTGTGGATCGTTACCCACGCGGCGCAATGGGATGTGGTGGGCGCCGCTCCGATGGCGTTGCCGTTCGCGGTTAACCTACTGCTGCAGGTCTTGTGTTCTTTCGTGGCGGCGGGTGGCTTTGCGATCCTGTTTAATGCCGCGTGGAAGGTTGCGCTTTTGGCGGCCGCGGTGGCGGCGCTGACCAACCCGACCCGCCTGATTCTGCAGAATTATACGGGCACCCCCTGGCAGATCGCGGTTGGTTTGGCCGCCTTCGTTGCCGGTTTGTGTGCGACGTTCGTGGCATGGCGGACGACCCATTCGCGTGTTTCCCTCTCCGTCCCCTCCGTTGTCATCATGATTCCGGGAGTGCCGTTCTACCGCGCGTTGGTGGCGATCAACGAGGGTAACCTGTCGATTGCGTTGACGACGATCGCGGAGGTCTTTTTTGTTATTATGGCGATCGGATTCGGCTTGGCTTTCTCCCGCGTGCTCACGGATCGGGGCTGGCTGCACGATCGTGATACGACCAAGCTGGCTGACAGCTATCTGGAGGATCGCCCGAACTAG
- the ilvD gene encoding dihydroxy-acid dehydratase, which produces MAGARALWRATGMAAEDFGKPIIAVANSFTQFVPGHVHLKDMGQLVIKAIEEAGGVGKEFNTIAVDDGIAMGHGGMLYSLPSREIIADSVEYMVNAHCADALVCISNCDKITPGMLMAAMRLNIPVVFVSGGPMESGKAVEGVADHNIDLIDAMALSANDSVTDAQLLAVEQNACPTCGSCSGMFTANSMNCLTEALGLSLPGNGSTLATAARRKDLFERAGELIVELCHRYYDDGDESVLPRSIATAGAFRNAMTMDIAMGGSTNTVLHILAAAHEGEVDFSLNDIDELSRRTPCLAKVAPNSTRFHMEDFHRAGGIPAILGELDRGGLLDRSVHAIHADSLEQWLGEWDVRGGSASEKAKDLFTVAPGGVRTTRAFSQDRRYDSIDDDAQAGCIRDLQHAYTADGGLCVLFGNLAEDGAVIKTAGIDESLFHFEGPARVVESQEAAIDLILSKQVKPGDVVVIRYEGPKGGPGMQEMLYPTSFLKGLGLGKTCALITDGRFSGGTSGLSIGHISPEAASGGAIGLIEEGDRIVIDVPTRLLKLDVADEELARRRADKGEAPWVANRDRKVSKALRAYAAMATSASSGAVRKVQ; this is translated from the coding sequence ATGGCCGGTGCTCGCGCGCTTTGGCGCGCGACCGGGATGGCAGCAGAGGATTTCGGCAAGCCGATCATTGCGGTGGCCAACTCGTTCACCCAGTTCGTACCGGGCCACGTGCACCTGAAAGACATGGGCCAGCTGGTCATTAAAGCTATTGAGGAAGCCGGCGGCGTGGGCAAGGAGTTCAACACGATCGCGGTGGACGACGGGATCGCGATGGGCCACGGGGGCATGCTCTACTCGTTGCCTAGCCGTGAGATCATTGCCGACTCGGTCGAGTACATGGTCAATGCCCACTGCGCGGACGCGCTGGTATGCATCTCGAACTGTGACAAGATCACGCCGGGCATGCTCATGGCCGCCATGCGGCTCAACATCCCGGTGGTCTTCGTGTCGGGTGGTCCGATGGAGTCGGGCAAGGCGGTTGAGGGCGTGGCCGACCACAACATTGACCTCATTGACGCTATGGCGCTGTCTGCCAACGATTCGGTCACGGACGCTCAGCTGCTCGCCGTCGAGCAGAACGCCTGCCCCACGTGCGGGTCGTGTTCGGGCATGTTCACGGCGAATTCGATGAACTGTTTGACGGAGGCGCTGGGCCTGTCGTTGCCGGGCAACGGCTCGACGCTGGCCACCGCCGCGCGCCGCAAGGATCTTTTTGAGCGCGCGGGGGAGCTCATCGTGGAGCTGTGCCATCGCTACTACGACGACGGCGACGAGTCCGTCCTGCCACGCTCGATCGCGACTGCGGGAGCGTTCCGCAACGCGATGACGATGGATATTGCGATGGGCGGCTCGACGAACACGGTGTTGCACATTCTCGCCGCCGCTCACGAGGGCGAGGTTGACTTCTCGCTCAATGACATCGACGAGCTCTCGCGCCGCACCCCGTGCCTGGCGAAGGTGGCCCCGAATTCCACGCGTTTCCACATGGAGGACTTCCACAGGGCGGGAGGCATCCCCGCGATCCTCGGTGAGCTTGACCGCGGCGGCCTGCTTGACCGAAGCGTCCACGCCATCCACGCCGACTCCCTTGAGCAGTGGCTGGGGGAGTGGGACGTGCGCGGCGGCTCCGCCTCGGAGAAGGCGAAGGATCTGTTCACGGTCGCACCGGGCGGAGTGCGCACCACGCGGGCCTTCTCGCAGGATAGGCGCTACGACTCGATCGACGACGACGCGCAGGCCGGCTGCATCCGTGACCTCCAGCACGCCTACACCGCCGACGGTGGCCTGTGTGTTCTTTTCGGCAACCTTGCCGAGGACGGGGCCGTCATCAAGACGGCCGGCATCGACGAATCCCTCTTCCACTTCGAGGGCCCGGCGCGCGTGGTTGAGTCGCAGGAGGCCGCGATCGATCTCATCCTCTCCAAGCAGGTCAAGCCGGGCGACGTCGTCGTCATCCGCTACGAGGGTCCCAAGGGTGGGCCGGGCATGCAGGAAATGCTCTACCCGACGTCGTTCCTCAAGGGGCTGGGCCTGGGTAAGACGTGCGCGCTGATCACGGACGGGCGTTTCTCGGGTGGAACGTCGGGGTTGTCGATTGGGCACATTTCGCCGGAGGCGGCCTCGGGAGGAGCGATCGGCCTGATCGAGGAGGGCGACCGGATCGTCATCGATGTCCCCACGCGACTGCTCAAGTTGGACGTAGCGGACGAGGAGCTCGCGCGGCGTCGGGCGGATAAGGGCGAGGCGCCCTGGGTGGCCAACCGCGACCGCAAGGTCTCGAAGGCGTTGCGGGCCTACGCGGCGATGGCGACCTCGGCCTCGTCGGGGGCGGTCCGCAAAGTTCAGTAG
- a CDS encoding class I SAM-dependent methyltransferase gives MPRPSNAAHNPFSEAGASVASYVDVRPGYPACALEGVVARCDVVVDVGAGTGKLTATLAALARTVWAVEPSADMRAGFRRALPDFPARRLLDATGECLPFADASVDVLAYGQCWHWLDERAAALEAARVVRPGGRVVILYNQFDVRQAWVHRLARIMRSGDVHRADRVPDLRVPGHHGHMEHPFTEPELRLTTWLDPLLPAQIAQLGTTRASWIRAGEAGRARMRANLEWYMFEHLSWRDDAVVGLPYQLQVWTATRC, from the coding sequence ATGCCCCGGCCATCAAACGCCGCACACAACCCGTTTTCGGAGGCGGGCGCCTCGGTCGCCTCTTACGTCGACGTCCGTCCGGGCTACCCGGCTTGCGCGCTCGAAGGAGTCGTTGCTCGCTGCGACGTCGTCGTGGATGTGGGGGCCGGAACCGGAAAGCTCACCGCGACGCTCGCAGCCTTGGCGCGAACCGTATGGGCGGTGGAGCCGTCGGCGGACATGCGGGCCGGGTTTCGCCGGGCCCTTCCCGACTTCCCGGCGAGGCGTCTGCTCGACGCGACGGGCGAGTGCCTCCCCTTTGCTGACGCTTCCGTGGACGTTCTCGCGTATGGGCAGTGCTGGCACTGGCTCGACGAACGGGCCGCCGCGCTTGAGGCGGCCCGTGTGGTGCGCCCGGGCGGTCGGGTTGTGATCTTGTACAACCAGTTCGACGTGCGCCAGGCGTGGGTCCACCGGTTGGCGCGGATCATGCGCTCCGGGGACGTGCACCGGGCCGACAGGGTCCCCGACCTGCGTGTGCCCGGCCATCACGGACACATGGAGCATCCCTTCACCGAGCCTGAACTTCGCCTCACGACGTGGCTGGACCCGCTGTTGCCCGCCCAGATTGCGCAGCTCGGGACCACGCGCGCGTCGTGGATCCGGGCGGGGGAGGCCGGCCGCGCCCGGATGCGCGCTAACCTTGAGTGGTACATGTTTGAGCACTTGTCCTGGCGCGACGACGCCGTGGTGGGGCTCCCGTATCAGCTCCAGGTGTGGACCGCCACCCGATGTTAG
- a CDS encoding ABC transporter substrate-binding protein, translating into MKKNNLRHVSRKRRAFAALAALSLVSGATLSACATNAGDTADKVTLRYWLWDAGQLPGYRQCATDFEKKNPDVHIQIEQYGWDDYWTQITASMVAENAPDVFTNHTAQFGKYASLGQLLDIEPYVEEEKYDFSVYAPGLADQWVSQDGTQRYGLPKDWDTEALFYNQDMVKEAGYSPEDLWKLEWNPTDGGSFEKFLAHMTIDANGVRGDEEGFDKSRVKVYGIGYNEAGSGYGQVQWSPFALSNGQWTWTETNPWGQHFNYDSPKFQETIGWWRSLIEKGYMPPLSIATSGIGTLESLGSGAYATLIEGSWNISNIATTSQIPVQVAPTPIGPDGHRASVMNGLADSVWVGTKHPQEAWRWVKYLGSADCQDVIAEQGTVFPAIMTSTQKAISTFENMGMDARAFSIHIDEGTTVPSPVVDRWAQVDSMMKPAMSAVIAFEADPSSLTDANNRVNVLMSSNREDK; encoded by the coding sequence ATGAAGAAGAATAATCTACGGCATGTTTCGCGCAAGCGCCGTGCATTCGCTGCGCTCGCCGCGCTGAGTCTCGTCTCAGGCGCTACGCTATCGGCGTGTGCCACAAATGCGGGTGACACGGCCGACAAGGTCACGCTTCGGTATTGGCTTTGGGACGCGGGACAGTTGCCCGGATACAGGCAGTGCGCAACAGATTTCGAAAAGAAGAACCCGGATGTGCACATTCAGATCGAGCAGTACGGGTGGGATGACTACTGGACGCAGATCACCGCCTCGATGGTGGCGGAGAACGCACCGGACGTCTTCACCAACCACACCGCACAGTTCGGCAAGTACGCCTCGCTGGGGCAATTGCTAGACATTGAGCCCTACGTCGAGGAAGAAAAATACGATTTCTCGGTCTATGCGCCGGGCCTCGCCGATCAGTGGGTTTCGCAGGACGGCACGCAACGCTACGGCCTGCCAAAAGACTGGGATACCGAGGCCTTGTTCTACAACCAGGACATGGTTAAGGAAGCAGGATACTCGCCCGAAGATCTTTGGAAACTTGAGTGGAATCCGACAGACGGTGGTTCTTTTGAGAAGTTCCTCGCGCACATGACAATCGACGCCAACGGCGTGCGAGGCGACGAAGAGGGCTTCGACAAGAGCCGCGTCAAGGTTTACGGAATCGGGTACAACGAGGCCGGCTCTGGCTATGGCCAGGTTCAGTGGTCGCCGTTTGCCCTCTCGAACGGGCAGTGGACGTGGACGGAAACGAACCCCTGGGGGCAGCACTTCAACTACGATTCGCCCAAATTCCAGGAGACCATCGGGTGGTGGCGTTCGTTGATCGAAAAGGGGTACATGCCGCCGCTGTCCATCGCCACGTCTGGCATTGGCACGCTTGAATCGCTTGGCTCGGGCGCCTATGCGACGCTGATTGAAGGATCGTGGAATATCTCGAATATCGCCACGACTTCGCAAATACCGGTACAGGTCGCTCCGACGCCGATTGGTCCGGACGGCCATCGCGCATCGGTGATGAATGGCCTGGCTGATTCGGTGTGGGTCGGCACAAAGCATCCGCAAGAAGCGTGGCGCTGGGTGAAATACCTGGGATCTGCTGATTGTCAAGATGTCATCGCCGAACAGGGCACCGTTTTCCCCGCGATCATGACCTCCACTCAGAAAGCCATCTCGACCTTCGAGAATATGGGGATGGACGCGCGCGCGTTCTCCATACACATTGACGAAGGCACAACGGTTCCCTCTCCGGTGGTTGACCGCTGGGCGCAGGTGGATTCCATGATGAAGCCAGCTATGTCGGCCGTGATCGCCTTCGAAGCTGACCCATCATCGTTGACCGATGCGAACAATCGTGTCAACGTGCTGATGAGCTCGAATCGAGAGGACAAGTAG
- a CDS encoding carbohydrate ABC transporter permease, which yields MSTMTTQTITKKSSVAGTARVAEPKKRHGLGFYAAWACLIFLLLITIFPFIWMLRSSLMTNSELVSSPGTLWPENPTLDAYRRVFGMTSPEESLAQGGAGASINFWLYLRNSLIVASVVTVGQTLFSAMAAYAFSRLTWKGRDAIFALFLSALMVPSIFTMIPNFVLIKQLGLLNTFPGIVLPTFFMTPFAIFFLRQFFLGVPREIDEAAMIDGAGPFKVFFRVICPMASAPIITLAVLTFINAWNDYMWPLLVGQSDNVRVLTVALGIFRSQKPQGSPDWTALMAAALVAALPIVILFVILGKRIVNSIGFSGIK from the coding sequence GTGAGTACTATGACGACCCAGACAATCACTAAGAAGTCCAGCGTTGCTGGCACTGCCCGCGTAGCTGAGCCAAAGAAGCGTCACGGCCTGGGATTCTACGCCGCATGGGCGTGCCTGATCTTCCTGCTGCTCATCACCATATTTCCGTTCATATGGATGCTGCGCTCATCTTTGATGACGAACTCGGAACTGGTGTCCTCGCCAGGGACACTATGGCCGGAAAACCCCACGCTCGATGCCTATCGTCGTGTCTTTGGCATGACGAGCCCCGAAGAATCGCTGGCTCAGGGCGGCGCGGGTGCCTCCATCAACTTCTGGCTTTACCTGCGCAACTCACTGATCGTGGCAAGCGTGGTCACGGTCGGGCAAACGCTGTTCTCAGCGATGGCGGCCTACGCATTCTCACGGCTGACATGGAAAGGGCGCGACGCTATCTTTGCCCTTTTCTTGTCTGCTTTGATGGTGCCGAGTATCTTCACCATGATTCCGAACTTCGTGCTGATCAAGCAGCTCGGCTTGCTCAACACTTTTCCCGGGATCGTCTTGCCTACGTTCTTCATGACGCCGTTCGCGATCTTCTTCTTGCGCCAGTTCTTTCTCGGCGTGCCCAGAGAGATCGACGAGGCCGCGATGATCGACGGAGCCGGCCCGTTCAAGGTGTTCTTCCGGGTGATCTGCCCGATGGCTTCAGCTCCGATCATCACGCTTGCCGTCTTGACGTTCATCAACGCCTGGAACGACTACATGTGGCCGTTGCTGGTCGGCCAGTCGGACAACGTGCGCGTGCTGACGGTGGCGCTCGGCATCTTCCGCTCGCAAAAGCCGCAGGGCTCGCCCGACTGGACGGCGCTGATGGCAGCCGCTCTCGTTGCCGCGCTGCCCATCGTGATCCTGTTCGTGATCCTGGGCAAGCGAATCGTGAACTCTATTGGATTCTCCGGGATTAAGTGA
- a CDS encoding carbohydrate ABC transporter permease, protein MSSPTVSAPTKVRRHAVNNRQTRYALIFLAPAGIGLIMFYLVPALRGLYFSFTDYAVLTPPTWTGMANYQRLIEDPLFWNSIKVTLYYVVLNIGFQTIIAILLAVLLQRLTSSTLIRGMALLPYFIANVVVALVWYFMMDYQIGIVNVVMDGIGLDRVAFFGESAWAIPTVAFINVWRHMGYTALLVFAGLQTINKSVYEAADIDGAGEVRKFFSITLPLLRPVLAMVLVVTVTGSFQIFDTVAITTKGGPINATRVIYYYIWDLAFGQLDFGYASALAMVLFVLLFGVTLIQLRLMRANESDEL, encoded by the coding sequence ATGTCATCACCCACGGTGAGCGCACCAACGAAGGTGCGTCGTCACGCCGTCAACAACCGGCAAACCCGCTATGCATTGATTTTTCTCGCCCCCGCTGGAATCGGGCTCATCATGTTCTATCTGGTCCCAGCACTTCGAGGACTGTACTTTTCGTTTACAGATTACGCGGTTCTCACGCCACCCACGTGGACAGGCATGGCAAACTACCAGCGACTCATCGAGGATCCCCTCTTTTGGAATTCCATCAAGGTGACGCTGTACTACGTGGTGCTCAACATCGGTTTCCAAACGATCATCGCGATCCTTCTGGCAGTGCTACTCCAGCGATTGACCAGCTCCACCCTTATCCGCGGTATGGCGCTGTTGCCATACTTCATTGCGAACGTGGTTGTCGCCCTGGTGTGGTATTTCATGATGGATTACCAGATCGGTATCGTGAACGTGGTCATGGACGGCATCGGTCTGGATCGCGTGGCATTCTTCGGTGAATCAGCCTGGGCCATTCCAACCGTGGCGTTCATCAACGTGTGGCGCCACATGGGATACACGGCTCTCTTGGTCTTTGCCGGGTTGCAAACCATCAACAAGTCGGTTTACGAGGCCGCAGATATCGATGGCGCGGGTGAAGTGCGAAAGTTCTTCTCCATTACCCTTCCGCTCCTTCGTCCGGTTTTGGCCATGGTCTTGGTGGTTACCGTTACCGGTTCGTTCCAGATCTTCGACACGGTTGCCATCACGACGAAGGGCGGGCCGATTAATGCTACGCGCGTGATCTACTACTACATCTGGGATCTCGCGTTTGGCCAGCTCGACTTCGGATACGCATCTGCCTTGGCGATGGTGCTGTTCGTGTTGCTCTTTGGCGTGACGCTCATTCAGCTTCGCCTGATGAGAGCAAACGAATCGGATGAACTGTGA
- a CDS encoding alpha-galactosidase codes for MVSIPPNIHLRNGGTSVFVRLTDRGLPQVLYWGADLGAVSSDQATAFSRAQISAVVSGLADVPPLFSLVPQQSEGWIGTPGLVGARDGAAQFSSFVTGSVEQTASSMIAHAHDDEAGIDLTLELEITGSGLVRTRASVTNTGEDGYQLDSLLLALPTPASETFVIDQSGHHLRERDTHLHEFTIGSHRREIRVGRGHSASTIHGTCEEGTSWQRGLVHYVHVAWSGNTCTIAERDTQGYQGLLAGELLYPGEVLLAHGERYTSPWIVGTWGEGLDEAAGRIHEFLRGRSNHPTTPRPVTLNAWEAVYFKQELPHLLKLAEEAAKVGVERFVLDDGWFSDRRDDTTSLGDWTISEEVWPHGLAPLADAVHAAGMQFGLWFEPEMISPNSEVARRHPEWILSPRTHRPQEARHQQVIDLTNPEAYEHVRSQMVAVLDSTTVDYIKWDFNRDLYEAISPLTGKPVYHAQTLATYRLMDFIMSAYPGLEIESCAGGGGRIDLGIMEHAVRVWGSDCTDAMERLQIEAGTSLLLPPELVGSHVASTVSHQTGRTLNLALRASNAMFSHMGIEWDLPNADPHERDELAKWVALHKSLRPMLHSGRVVHADHPDQGYRVHGVVAQDRSDAVFALTRVQTSPQRPTPALRLPGLDNDVVYHMRELLPGGIDSAIATGAGSVPWWQDGLTLPGRVIMQAGFRFPDLNPLQTVLLRLSARA; via the coding sequence ATGGTATCGATACCACCAAACATTCATCTGAGAAACGGCGGGACTTCCGTCTTTGTGCGGCTTACGGACCGGGGGTTACCTCAGGTGCTGTACTGGGGCGCGGATCTCGGGGCGGTCAGTTCAGACCAGGCCACGGCGTTCTCGCGGGCGCAGATTTCCGCCGTCGTCTCGGGCCTGGCCGATGTCCCTCCGCTCTTTTCTCTCGTACCGCAACAGAGCGAGGGGTGGATCGGCACGCCGGGCTTGGTTGGCGCGCGCGATGGCGCGGCGCAGTTCTCCTCATTCGTGACGGGCTCGGTCGAGCAGACGGCGTCGTCGATGATCGCCCACGCTCACGATGACGAGGCGGGTATCGATCTGACACTTGAGCTGGAGATCACGGGCTCAGGCCTAGTGCGCACTCGGGCAAGCGTGACGAATACGGGTGAGGATGGCTATCAACTCGACTCGCTACTGCTGGCACTGCCGACACCCGCCAGCGAGACCTTCGTCATCGATCAAAGCGGACACCATTTGCGTGAACGTGACACTCACCTGCACGAGTTCACCATCGGTTCGCATCGGCGTGAAATCCGTGTGGGGCGCGGACACTCCGCATCAACGATTCACGGCACCTGTGAAGAAGGCACATCGTGGCAGCGCGGACTTGTCCATTACGTTCACGTCGCCTGGTCGGGTAACACCTGCACTATCGCCGAGCGGGACACGCAAGGCTACCAGGGGCTACTTGCGGGAGAGTTGCTTTACCCGGGCGAAGTTCTTCTCGCACACGGCGAGCGCTATACCTCTCCGTGGATCGTGGGCACTTGGGGCGAAGGGCTTGATGAGGCAGCCGGGCGCATCCACGAGTTTCTCCGAGGCCGCTCGAACCACCCGACGACGCCCCGGCCGGTGACGCTGAACGCGTGGGAGGCGGTGTACTTCAAACAGGAACTGCCCCATCTCCTCAAGCTCGCTGAAGAGGCCGCGAAGGTGGGAGTTGAGCGTTTTGTGCTCGATGATGGATGGTTCTCGGACAGGCGAGATGACACGACCAGCCTGGGGGATTGGACCATATCGGAAGAAGTGTGGCCGCACGGACTGGCTCCGCTGGCGGACGCGGTTCATGCGGCAGGAATGCAGTTCGGTTTGTGGTTCGAACCGGAAATGATCAGCCCCAATTCGGAGGTGGCGCGGCGTCATCCGGAGTGGATTCTGTCACCGCGCACGCATCGCCCGCAGGAGGCGCGCCACCAGCAGGTGATAGACCTGACGAACCCTGAAGCCTATGAGCACGTCAGATCGCAGATGGTTGCGGTGCTGGATTCGACGACTGTCGACTACATCAAGTGGGACTTCAACCGCGACCTGTACGAGGCGATCTCCCCGCTCACGGGCAAGCCGGTCTACCACGCTCAAACGCTGGCAACCTACCGGCTCATGGACTTCATTATGTCCGCCTATCCGGGGCTGGAGATTGAGTCTTGTGCTGGAGGCGGCGGGCGCATTGACCTGGGTATCATGGAGCACGCGGTACGCGTGTGGGGCTCGGACTGCACGGATGCGATGGAACGCCTGCAGATCGAAGCCGGAACATCGCTACTCTTGCCGCCGGAATTGGTTGGGTCTCACGTTGCCTCAACGGTGTCACACCAAACGGGGCGCACGTTGAATCTGGCATTGCGTGCCTCGAATGCGATGTTCTCCCACATGGGGATTGAGTGGGACTTGCCGAACGCGGATCCGCATGAGCGTGACGAGCTGGCCAAGTGGGTCGCGTTGCACAAGAGCTTGCGCCCAATGCTGCATTCGGGACGCGTGGTTCACGCAGATCATCCCGATCAGGGCTACCGGGTTCACGGCGTCGTTGCGCAGGATCGATCGGATGCTGTCTTTGCTCTCACGCGCGTGCAGACCTCACCGCAGCGTCCCACTCCCGCGTTACGTCTGCCTGGACTGGATAACGACGTCGTCTACCACATGCGCGAGCTCCTGCCGGGCGGAATCGACTCCGCTATCGCTACAGGCGCCGGTTCGGTGCCGTGGTGGCAGGACGGCCTCACGCTACCGGGGCGGGTCATCATGCAGGCTGGTTTTCGTTTCCCGGATCTCAACCCGCTGCAAACCGTTCTCTTGCGCCTGAGTGCACGAGCCTAA